Proteins from a single region of Artemia franciscana chromosome 2, ASM3288406v1, whole genome shotgun sequence:
- the LOC136042076 gene encoding uncharacterized protein LOC136042076, which produces MRSFAVLMLSLSAVSCGVVPLGPSFFRAPAHDSAIVRSDRLGGNFAYSIQEGHAYQAVAPVVQNVRTPVAVSYSQPAIVPATFSAPVITYESPKVEVKEAKNEDVVETEALEVVNPIEHQFAAQQYFTYEAPKVEVKELKPVEFKYAVPQVHPIVAYNAPFVQVKETKPVEFKYAAPGVPVTPVVSPVHHVVFDAPKVEVKEIKPIELKYTPFVPEAPKVEIKQVKPVEVEYKVPEVQYKSYVYTHALPYSYQLVHAEKEAKPEEEEMPSEESH; this is translated from the exons ATGCGATCG TTTGCCGTTCTCATGCTCTCCTTATCTGCCGTCAGCTGTGGTGTCGTCCCTCTCGGCCCCAGTTTTTTCCGAGCACCTGCCCACGATAGTGCTATTGTCAGGTCAGACAGGCTAGGTGGCAATTTTGCATATAGCATCCAAGAAGGTCATGCATATCAAGCAGTAGCTCCAGTTGTCCAAAATGTAAGAACTCCCGTTGCTGTTTCTTATAGTCAACCAGCCATTGTACCTGCAACATTTTCAGCACCAGTCATTACTTATGAATCACCGAAAGTAGAAGTCAAGGAAGCAAAGAATGAAGATGTCGTTGAAACTGAAGCATTAGAAGTTGTAAATCCAATTGAACATCAATTTGCTGCTCAACAGTATTTTACTTATGAGGCACCAAAAGTAGAAGTTAAAGAATTAAAACCCGTCGAATTTAAATATGCTGTCCCTCAAGTTCATCCCATCGTAGCTTATAATGCACCATTTGTTCAAGTCAAGGAAACGAAGCCAGTAGAATTCAAATATGCAGCACCAGGTGTTCCAGTTACTCCAGTTGTCTCGCCGGTTCACCATGTTGTTTTTGATGCTCCAAAAGTTGAAGTCAAGGAAATTAAACCAATTGAGCTGAAGTATACTCCATTTGTACCTGAAGCtccaaaagttgaaattaagcagGTGAAGCCAGTTGAAGTTGAATACAAAGTCCCTGAAGTCCAGTACAAGTCTTACGTTTATACACACGCACTGCCATATTCTTATCAATTAGTTCATGCAGAAAAGGAAGCAAAGCCAGAAGAGGAGGAGATGCCATCAGAAGAATCGCACTAG
- the LOC136042081 gene encoding uncharacterized protein LOC136042081, translated as MRSFAVLMLSLSAVSCGVVPLGPSFFRAPAHDSAIVRSDRLGGNFAYSIQEGHAYQAVAPVVQNVRTPVAVSYSQPAIVPATSSAPVITYESPKVEVKEAKNEDVVETGALEVVNPIEHQFAAQQYFTYEAPKVEVKELKPVEFKYAVPQVHPIVAYNAPFVQVKETKPVEFKYAAPGVPVTPVVSPVHHVVFDAPKVEVKEIKPIELKYTPFVPEAPKVEIKEVKPVEVEYKVPEVQYKSYVYTHALPYSYQLVHAEKKAKLEEEEMPSEESH; from the exons ATGCGATCg TTTGCTGTTCTCATGCTATCCTTATCTGCAGTCAGCTGTGGTGTCGTCCCTCTCGGCCCCAGTTTTTTCCGAGCACCTGCCCACGATAGTGCTATTGTCAGGTCAGACAGGCTAGGTGGCAATTTTGCATATAGCATCCAAGAAGGTCATGCATATCAAGCAGTAGCTCCAGTTGTCCAAAATGTAAGAACTCCCGTTGCTGTTTCTTACAGTCAACCAGCCATTGTACCTGCAACATCTTCAGCACCCGTCATTACTTATGAATCACCGAAAGTAGAAGTCAAGGAAGCAAAGAATGAAGATGTCGTTGAAACTGGAGCATTAGAAGTTGTAAATCCAATTGAACATCAATTTGCTGCTCAACAGTATTTTACTTATGAGGCACCAAAAGTAGAAGTTAAAGAATTAAAACCCGTCGAATTTAAATATGCTGTCCCTCAAGTTCATCCCATCGTAGCTTATAATGCACCATTTGTTCAAGTCAAGGAAACGAAGCCAGTAGAATTCAAATATGCAGCACCAGGTGTTCCAGTTACTCCAGTTGTCTCGCCGGTTCACCATGTTGTTTTTGATGCTCCGAAAGTTGAAGTCAAGGAAATTAAACCAATTGAGCTGAAGTATACTCCATTTGTACCTGAAGCTCCAAAAGTCGAAATTAAGGAGGTGAAGCCAGTTGAAGTGGAATACAAAGTCCCTGAAGTCCAGTACAAGTCTTACGTTTATACACACGCACTCCCATATTCTTATCAATTAGTTCATGCAGAAAAGAAAGCAAAGCTAGAAGAGGAGGAGATGCCATCAGAAGAATCACactag